The genomic interval CACCGAATTTTAGAACAACAATGCAAAGATGGCTCCTGGCGCCTCAATTCTACGACTGGCTCAATTCCTAAGGATATCGATTTTAGTTTTTTTACTGGAGTTTCCGGAATCATATATTTTTTGCTGAAGGCATATCAGTATAAGAAAAGTGACACCATCATTCTAAGTGCGATGAGAGGTTTAGAATATCTTATAAAGAGTGAACGACGGCGCAGATCCCGACAAATAAAAGCCCCCTGGATCAGAGCGGGAATTGCAGGGGCAGCAATTCCTTTCTTACAGGCATATGGTATTACCCAGGAAACCAAGCTCCGAAAACATGTAGAAAAATTGCTCAGGAAAATTCCCAATAGACTGAATGCAGCAAACCTGGGGTTCTCTAGCGGTCTTGCCGGTGTTGGGGAAGTGTATTTGCAAGCAGCAAATGTGGCCAGCTCACAAGAATGGATGGAGAGAGCTGACTGGATCACCAATTATGTACTACACAGAGCCATCCATGATTCTGGAGAAGGCCTGCTTTGGGCGACTGACACAAGCGGTGTTTTTACCGGAAGTCTTATGACAGGCAATGGCGCTATAATTCATTATCTGTTAAGATACCTTAGACCTGATAAAATAACCTATCCCATATTTTAACCATTTTTATGAAAAAAGATATCATTGTCACCTTACTTGGGGCCGTAATCGTACTAACCTTTCTTTACACAGCGTCCGATAAGCTTATTAAGTTTAATGACTATACTGAAATTATGGGGAGACAGCCTCTCCCAGCATGGTCCAAGCCCATACTCATTTGGGGCATTCCTTCGTCCGAATTTATTGTTTCTATGCTATTGTTCATCCCTAAAACCCGAAGATTGGGATTTGTGGGAGCCACAATATTGATGATTCTATTTACTGGCTACATAGGATTGGCGTTAATACACGCATTCAAGTATGTACCCTGTATTTGCGGAGGAATATTTCGAAATATGAGTTGGGAAAATCACTTTCTCATCAACGTAGCACTGTTGGCGATTGCAGCCTCCGGCTGGTTCTTCAATAATAGATCAACCGAAATTGCCAAAACTAGGAGAAACCATAGGCAAGTGTGACATTCTTTACACTTGCGTTAGAACCGCAATAGATAATGTCTGCCCCCAAATTAATTCACGGGCATATTAATATCCGAAATTCCATCCGGGAGTGCATCTTCTCTCCTGTTGCTATGTATTCATCTGGAGAAAAGTATGCGCTCACTGTAAAAATATTTCATGCGCAAGAAGTCAGGTTAACTGTCGAATCCTGATAAAATCGACAATTCTTTAAAAAATTAAATTAGGGTTTATGAAAAAGTTACAACTGGGTATTATGGCAATCGCTTCACTTACTGGC from Chitinophaga filiformis carries:
- a CDS encoding MauE/DoxX family redox-associated membrane protein, with translation MKKDIIVTLLGAVIVLTFLYTASDKLIKFNDYTEIMGRQPLPAWSKPILIWGIPSSEFIVSMLLFIPKTRRLGFVGATILMILFTGYIGLALIHAFKYVPCICGGIFRNMSWENHFLINVALLAIAASGWFFNNRSTEIAKTRRNHRQV